In Acidobacteriota bacterium, a genomic segment contains:
- a CDS encoding PilZ domain-containing protein, translating into MSTIIAPTQMDLSPALAEFAPDRVSAYFLDLEGLLGRIDSATTYYQVLGVDRADGQEQIKSSFQQLLDLLFPPYVIGRTMPAEIAPRIERAFNKASQAFAVLASFARRKEYDGALLSIANKPSVASPPKQPQLNQPQASQSGSARRSDSSEVAAENYDLAISRMPQQGEVYRESSKAKANDNRRRCERFKLSVPARVTGYDRKNGKWHEMTETIDVSRTGVRLRLRRRVKHGTVLFVTLPLPAKLRSHGFAEQSYNVYTLVRRVEPPKQGVRAVGVEFLGEHPPKGFLDKPWALFRAKRWGGDERRRPDRVDRSEIVKIEYFDESMQSIAREEARTENVSRSGVRISGTTAPAEFDLMRVSCPKLKFEGLAALRTRYIGKDGLERLCVQLIDKEWPLRS; encoded by the coding sequence TTGAGCACTATTATTGCACCAACACAGATGGACCTTAGTCCCGCACTGGCTGAATTCGCGCCGGACCGCGTGAGCGCGTACTTTTTGGATCTCGAAGGCTTGCTCGGTCGAATCGATTCCGCAACAACCTACTACCAGGTACTCGGGGTAGATCGCGCTGATGGACAAGAACAGATCAAGTCCTCATTTCAACAACTCCTAGATCTGCTCTTCCCTCCCTACGTCATCGGCCGAACCATGCCCGCGGAAATCGCTCCGCGAATTGAGCGCGCATTCAACAAGGCTTCGCAAGCGTTCGCCGTGCTCGCTAGTTTTGCCAGGAGAAAGGAATACGACGGCGCCTTGCTCTCGATAGCTAACAAACCATCGGTCGCTAGTCCGCCCAAGCAGCCTCAACTCAATCAGCCGCAAGCCTCGCAGTCCGGCAGCGCGCGTCGCTCCGACTCGTCGGAGGTAGCGGCGGAAAATTATGATCTGGCGATTAGCCGCATGCCTCAACAAGGCGAGGTGTACAGAGAGTCGTCCAAGGCTAAAGCGAACGACAACCGCCGCAGATGCGAGCGATTCAAGCTAAGCGTTCCAGCGCGAGTTACGGGTTATGATCGAAAGAACGGTAAGTGGCACGAGATGACCGAGACGATCGACGTCAGCCGAACGGGCGTCAGACTTCGCCTCCGTAGGCGGGTCAAGCACGGCACGGTGCTCTTCGTGACGCTTCCGTTGCCGGCAAAATTGCGCAGTCACGGTTTCGCCGAGCAAAGCTACAACGTCTATACCCTGGTTCGAAGAGTGGAGCCGCCAAAGCAAGGCGTGCGCGCCGTTGGCGTTGAATTCCTTGGCGAGCATCCGCCTAAAGGATTCCTCGACAAACCCTGGGCTCTTTTCCGCGCTAAGAGGTGGGGTGGCGACGAACGCAGGCGACCCGATCGAGTGGACCGGTCGGAGATCGTGAAGATCGAGTACTTCGATGAGAGCATGCAGTCAATCGCGAGAGAAGAGGCGAGGACCGAGAACGTAAGTCGTTCGGGTGTCCGAATCTCGGGGACCACAGCCCCAGCGGAGTTCGATCTGATGAGGGTGAGCTGCCCAAAGCTGAAGTTCGAAGGCCTGGCCGCGCTTAGAACTCGATACATCGGAAAAGATGGGCTGGAACGGCTCTGTGTTCAGCTT